Below is a genomic region from Zeugodacus cucurbitae isolate PBARC_wt_2022May chromosome X, idZeuCucr1.2, whole genome shotgun sequence.
ATGTTCACATATCGTAGCAAATTTCCTTTTTGTCCAAAGTTTATatagtaaagaaaaaatatatgcagatttttttcggtatttatatatttcttacacatttttgctttaaaaaaaattacggttgaatacactttacaacaaaaaatcatcattaattttaaaactagcagttcttgttgttgtactggCTCCGCTAAGCTAATACCATAGCTATCCCAGCCATCACGTCAATATATACCAAACATTGATTCATTAGTGAATGAAGATTTCAGTAATTAGTTTGGTGGTTAATGCGTATGTTTAAGTCcatgttttcttttatatttctatgTTTAACCACCACACCACtcttcttaaataaaaatatatttatttgtacttgCTCATTACTTCACCACTTGATAAGAACGAAAACCACAAACTAAACTATCTCATGTAATAGTAACACATAAAATACGCATACTTTGGAATAACGGTACAGCAAAGCAATTTTTCAATACTTACTCAAATCAGTATGTGTATGGGGAAATTTTTGTTCTCATATCacctttttttatcaaatcatgaaattgtgcaaaattaaatataaatattaatcatCAAACAATATTCACCAATAATTGtgcattaattattataaatcttTAAACAGTTTAGAGTTAAATTCTTCACTGTACGCAGAGCAGGATTTCAACAATTATTGCTGAGCGAACATTTCAAATAGCGATGATGTgcgttaaaaatattgtatttcaaaAACAATCTAAGTAAAAAAacgattataaatttttaatatataagcacataattttaaataaacataaaaaaatgttcttgAATTATttcatagtatatatatatatttaccaatTTCACGAAtactttatattaattaaaaaaaaaagttacttTAAAATAGTGTAAGAAAGCCCTTGCTACTTTTTGAAGTTGGTTAAagtctaaatattaaaatttgcaatcgtttattttttattttaacttagaAATGtagttcaaaatttatatacttTCACAAAAGGCGTTCGCAACAAATAACTTACTTAATGCTTCTAACCAATTACAGTACGGTGCTGGTTTGTAAGTGagctaaaaaattacaaacttttatttatatacagctGTGCCCGTAAAGATACGTAAACATTTCATATACTATGAATTTGTTTATGTGCTACAATTATACGTTAATTTGATGCCAAGTATACAAGTATGTGCTTATACCGTAATTTAAATACTTACAACAATAACTATGCTTATGAAATAgtactaaaattttaacataactataatacacaaattattgAATACTCATCTAATTGACTATTAGGCGAAccctttcaattttaaatttctttgagAGTTAAGAGTTAATTGAACGGTTTAATAGTCAAAAAATCTAATCTAACCACATTTGTCCCACTTTAattcatagaaaaataaaaaagtatacattTTATAAGTGTAATTAGAAAATGTACGTGTATTGTCTAGTACAAATTTTGTAACCATacttttccaatttcaattGTGCCGTTATTCTTTTCTAATTAcactattttctttatataaacgCTATAAAACTAGAACACTTACTGATCTATGCCTCTGATGAGTTCTGAATGCTGAGCGCTGACGAGTTAAAGACGCATGACGGACCTATTTAAGTAGTAGCGTTTGCAAAAAGAGAATATGTATTGACATTATACTAGAATCTTACAtgtacaaaaacatataaagccattataaaggaaaaaaattgttaataatagTGGCTGAGAGTATACAGCTAAAgcgtaattttaaaatttcatagtaATGACAAATTGCTTAGGACTAGGAAAAACCAATAATATTGgtataataatattcaatattgcAAATTGgccatatttttaagaaaatttaagcaGAAAAGCTTTTTTGTTTCTACAAGACGATAATTAGAAAAGAGTttatagataaaaatattttgagtctTATTAGATAGTATGAGTTACAAAAATTtagataagtacaaaaaatactatttatatgAGAAGATCGAAGCAAAGGGGtattaaaactgaaaaattaaacaataccACGACTCTGTGCTTATCATTATTCACATAAGCTTCATACTATAACCACATTATgtcttaaacaacaacaaacaacgctggcttaaatcacaaaatcactgattacagttattttcatgtttataatgtaaaaataatggccctcaaatttgaaatgtgaacaaaaaacttagaaaaTGTGGTCAGATTCGATCAAATGCTAGCTGTCTCCGTTTCGCAAATCATACAGCGCAGCGACTTGTCCACGTCCTCTGACGCATGCGCAATTGTGATGCGCTTTTCTTTGGCGGCTTCTAAATGACATTAAACGTTTTTAGTGAAtaaaaaacaactttattttcatttgtcagatatatatttgtataaattctcgtattttcgaatatatgtcttacccgcttgaagaacaacaaagcagcgggggccgatagattaccggcagaactattcaaatacggcggcgaagaactgataaggtgcatgcatcagcttctttgcagaatatggtcggaagaaagcatgcctgacgattggaatctcagtgtgctctgcccaatccataaaaagggagatcccacaatctgcgccaattaccgtgggatcagcctcctaaatatcgcatacaaggttctatcgagcgtactgtgtgaaagactaaagcctaccgtcaacaaactggttggaccttatcagtgtggctttagacctggaaaatcgacaactgaccagatattcaccatgcgccaaatcttggagaagacccgtgaaaagaggatcgacacacaccacctttttgtcgattttaaagctgctttcgacagcacgaaaaggagctgccttgaCGCCGCGATgtgtgaatttggtatccccgcaaaactaatacggctgtgtcaattgacgttgagcaacaccaaaagctccgtcatgattgggaaggacctctccgagccgttcgataccaaacgaggtttcagacaaggtgactcactatcgtgcgacttctttaacctgatgctggaaaaaattataagagctgctgagctaaaccgagaaggtacaatcttctacaagagtgtacagctcctggcgtacgccgatgatattgtatcatcggaagcaacaaccgcgccgttagttctgctttttcccgcatggataaggaggcgaagcgaatgggtctgcaggtgaatgaggacaagacgaaatatctcctgtcatcaagcaaacagtcggcgcattcgcgtcttggctcccacgtcactgttgacagtcataacttcgaggtcgtagataatttcgtatacctgggaaccagcatcaacaacacgaacaatgtcagcctcgaaatccagcgcagaataactcttgccaacaggtgctactttggactgagtaggcaattgaacagtaaagtcctctctcgacgaaccaaaatcaagctctacaagtcgcttatcattcccgtcctgctttacggtgcagaagcttggacgatgtcaacatcagatgagacgacactaggagttttcgagaggaaaattttgcgcaagatttatggtcctcagaacattggcaacggcgaataccgcagacgatggaacgatgagctgtacgagttataccacgacattgacatagttcagcgaataaaaagacagcggctacgctggctaggtcatgttgtccgaatggacgaaaacactccagccctgaaagtgttcgatgcagtacccgccggaggaagccgaggaaggggaaggcctccactccgttggagggaccaggtggagagcgacctggttacacttgggatctccaactggcgccgaactgcgaaggagagagacaggtggcgcactatcgtcgattcggctataaccggctaaacggttgcaacgccaatcacatacatacatgtcagAATCAGGCAAAActgacaaattaaaaattatatttcttaaaaattttagacataaaattacttccaaatattCACTAAgaagagaaaatataattaaattgagcATTTACCGAATCTATTTTATTAGAGGAAAAACTAGCGAAATgggcaaaaataatattttatgaatcatatttacagaggtagtcaaaattatttacacatcggacgtttttttacaagtttcacacaagaagctttcgcttgttgttgttgttgtcgaagggtaacaaaatgccatgttgttgtaaaccctGTTCTATTCCTGAgggaatgaagtcagtttggcaagaatagctagaaatatggcggaggtataagcaaatgaactgaagactcgctgtagtcaaaagtatttacacacattttttttgcgtcaaaagtatttacacacaacatgaactgtattatcctgttcttgtttaatgataactttaaaattttaatgttcaggataagttcctattctaaggcgataaattcataattggttacattaccattcgcattaataacagcctgctttatggtccgaattgattcaacccaaTTATGCGCTAAGTTAAGAgtaaatttagaccaaatgtcggtaatttccgcgttttcggttattatatcaattgtcctctgctATTTAACGAAtgtccaaatattttcaataaagtttaggtcggggatctgcggaggtcaacttgatttgtttcACTTAACAGTTTTGTTGGTAACGATCTTTTATggaatggagcattgtcctgttgtaaattgttgtcaatagttggaaaaggcagactaaccactacaatggcatgttcatgtaaattcagatatatccggatgatttagggtccctaaattagtaacaaatctccaaaacagaagtaaggaaaatttccccaaaaaatcataatgtcactcccgactctatttagcgtctaaactgcattattcttcttctcacgtggtaaattcataaagcgtttactaaagaagccctggaactaaaattcagccttatctgtccacgacaggctttaggatgcattttaaagcaaatgagaggcatatcagttttttggtttcggaagtggtttactttatgcacaacgtagatatttatgttactatttttaaatgtccttaacagtgtagcatcattaactgttcatgcaatatgctcattcgatgctgctgcaatattaacaggactaattgtgggattttgtatgacagttcctactaatcttctacatTATCTTGGAGTTATCTCAGGCTTCTGCCCAGTACTCTTTAAAGTatccttgcaattgttcgtctctttctttttaataacattataaacagtatttcatcaaattctataaattttaactaactcctaaaccgaaacccgagtcttaaacatagtaacagtctccaatctagttataatccttaattcctttggtttcggcattttatttaccaaattttatattttaaggctaaattatgttgttatgaatgcaatagaagccaatcactactcttgcttaaaccaaattcaaggataaaggctaaatcaccgtgtgtaaatacttttgactactgcgagtcttcagttcatttgcttatatctccgccatatttctagctattcttgccaaaccgacttcattcgctcgggaatagatcaaggtttacaacaacatatcatttaGTTACCCtgcgacgacaacaacaacaagcgaaagctttttgtgtgaaacttgtaaaaaaacgtccaatgtgtaaataattttgaatacctCTGTATTATTAGTCATTTAGCTTTATGTAAAAATCTACATATTTAAGAgtacataattaatattaagattttagttaaaaatttaaatatttacaataataacaattgttTCCATGACACCGTAAACcaagaaaaatttcaattaaaacatCAAATCTTTAATATCAGAATTCCTAACAACTACTAAACAATTTTATGGGTTGAAATTCTGACTAAGCTGAGTAAATAATCACAATATTTAAACTGGTCTACATTCCGCAAAAACAATTTGTATAGTTGAAGACAACTATTTTAAGGAGGTAGCCGCATACTTATATTCGCTTCAACTTGTGTTCAcatgtaatatttataaaaaaaggtaGCGCACAAAGATAGCGAGCAAACAAAATTCGAATCCAAGTCggcttttaatatatgtataccagtAATTTATTAGGTTGAAAcccgtttataaatatttgcaaattttaattccaaCGCCATATTGGATGGaatgttatatttttgatatatagttttttttttttattttaaataacttttatgaCTAAAACATTATATTTCAGTAGCTTTTTCATTTGAGCCTAAGTTTGCTCTGCTCAATCCTCGAAAAGGGAGAACCCATAATTTACCGTGAGATAAACCTTCTCAATACCGCATATTaggtgtgaaagactaaagctaaAACTGATTGGTTTTTATAAGTGTGGCTTTGGATCTATCAATTTCACCATGGACCAGTCATTCACAAtgcaccaaatcttggaaaagactcgAAAGAAAATAATcgatacacacacatttttaaCGATTTTAAAGCTACGAAAAAGAGCTTTACTATTTCACTGGCCATCAGTTctgctttttcatattttccataccccacctaaaaatattttcccaaCCAACTTAAAATAAAAGCGTGGAAATATGCAACAGACAGAATAAGATCGTATATAAATTTGGGGATGCGCACGAAATAATTGTTagttaatatgaaaaaattgtttcttttcCGACCGACCTCAAAAAATTGCGAGATAATAACCGAAATAGGCacatattaaaaaagaattttatcaaaacacaagacatacacatataatttcgAGAGTTCGATGACACTATTGCATAGTCATCAGAACATGGAATTAGTGAAATTTCCTCTGGTGGTAGAGGTTTTCGGTACACCACACCGTTCCCAGAACAGCCGAGCCTACTGAACCCTTTTATATTTAGCTAACAAttaccaaataattttgaagaatactTAACGAGTTACACTGTCATGAGTATTTCTTTCCTActggaattttattattaagcaatctttagttataatttttgtaaacttttgTAATAGGAGTAGCAAACTAATTAATTTGCAAAACGTATTTCCTGTATCATTTATCGctaacttataaatatataattttatagagGATTTGATATGATATACGAATAGCACAATGCCGATATTAACGAACGACTTAAATATGGAGATTGAAGAATTCTGTTATCTCGAATGCATCAAATTGAATGCTATCTTCAATGGTATCTAAGACTAATAAGTAACATGTACCCCTTAACTTTCGCAAACTCATAtagtattttggaaaaaaattacatctataGATTCTTagcttttatttaataattaagaaaagtTCACATACCTTATCCATGTTACGACAATATGTTGGCACAGGTATCTGATTGGGGTTTAGTTCAACTTGTTGTATTATGTCATTAATCATTTCCGCGAATACTACTGATTGATATTTTGACAATAGATCTTGAGCAATCTGTGgaacatataaatttaataattatcattgttgttataaaaatatgcttACCAATTTGTTAGCAATTTCAGTTGGATTCACATCGCGTATATCGAATTTGAaagttattgtttttggtttattttccaTATGGCAGTTTATGAGAGTACCGTGTTCTATATCAGTGACACTTAGCTTTGGCACACGCTCGTTGCCGCTTCGATTAGAACGGCGCGACTTTTGGCCGCGAGCTCCTTGTTTCTCTTCGTTAGACAACTGAGTATTATTATTCGGTTTTACTGTACTTGAACTAGTATTTTTCGTCGTTGGTGGTACACTTTTATTTGCAGTAGAGTCTGGTAACAGGTTCGTAGTGTTGGTACCGACAGTATCGTCAACAATTTGTGATGGTGTAAATGTAGGAGATGGTTGAGTAACTGATGGCGTTGCTGTAGTAGTTTGTGGCATTTCCGGTTTTGATTGCGCATTTGGAGATTGCGTATTTTGAATTATTGGTGGTTGCTGCACATGCATTTGCTTTTGATAAATTGTGGCCTGTACAGAATTTGGTTGCTGAGATTGCTGCACAAATTTGGTAGTAGGTTGCTGTTGAACAGGCATTTGCGATTGTATGTTCTGTTGATTATTTATCTGGCTTAAATTACCATCTTTATGTTGAGAAAATTGCTGTTGATGCGTAGAAATTTGATGCTGCTGAGAGTCTTCGTGCTGAAGTGTAGCCTGCTGCTGACTTAATTGATGAGTATTATTAACTTGCTGCGTATTCGGCATCTGTTGGTTTAGCTGTTGCATAGGTTGCTGATTTTGCTGGGCTAGTTGTTGCGAAGGTACCTTCTGTTGCATAGGTTGTTGATTTTGCTGAGCTAGTTGTTGTGAAGGTACCTGCTGCGGTATTAACTGATTTGTTTGTGTAAACTGTTGATTCACAACCTGTTGGGTTTGCTGATTTATCTGTTGTTGTGTATGCACGTTCGCAATCTGTTGGGTTTGCTGAtttagctgctgctgttgttgttgttgtgtatgcaCGTTCAGTTGATGTTGAGAGGTATTCGTTTGGTTTAGTTGTTGCGATATTATCGGTTGTTGGTTACTGGGTTGCTGCTGTTGTACtctctgctgttgctgctgttgtagcaATTGATGCGGCATCTGTTGTACCATCTGTTGTATAGATTGTGATGTCACAACAGGGATTGAAACTGAATTGGAAACTGGCACTGAAATAACAACTGGTTTTGACATAGGTACTGTTACTTGCTGGTTAATAAAACTTTGCGGTCCGTTATTAAATGGTAAATTTCCTTTTGTAGGAGAAATTATTTGCATCGCTGAAATATCTTGTATAGGTGTGGTGGAATTCTGGAAAGATGCCATTTGAGGTTGTGGCACGAAATGAACTGCAGTTTGCATTGCTCCTGATGTTATTATTGACTGTGTTGGCATCATTTGTGTATTATTAGAGTAAAAATTTTGGTGTAAAATAGGCCGCTGGTCCACTGGCTGTCCTGACGAAGTCTGTTGTTGGAATGGAACACCCACAGAAGTGTCGGTTAAATGTTCTTTATCAGTCTTTCTAGCAGCGTCTGTAGTTACATTTGGAACAATGTCGCCAACATTTTCAGTTTTAGTTTTCGATTGTTTTTGATTGTTTTCATCATCTTCTTCTGATTCGGGctcttcatcttcttcttcctccTCTTCAACATTTGGAGCCAACATCGCTCGTTGCTTTTGCAATGCTAACTTTTCCAACCGTGATTTCTCATTTTGCAACTGCAACTGAGTTTGCCTTTGCATCCGTTCTTTCAGTAGAGAAAACACCTGAACTTTTAACATTCTAACAACGGCACGCGAGTCTTCTTCTGTGATTATATTTTCTTTGGTCATATCTTGACAAATTTGTTCACAATCATCAATTTTTATATCATACTCAAACTGAATAGCCTCGTTTTCTTTGTGCTTAGACGATCGTTTTTTAGGATCAAGAAACCGAAGCCGAAACTCGATAACGTTATTTTCAGGATTACTTAAAAATGCTTCTGTAGCTGTTGGCTCCACACGTATACCAATGTCTTCCTCAAAAAACTCTGAGTTCAAAAGATCCTTACAACTGGgtctgttttcttttttcagttCAATGCATTTCTCAATTATTTCACGCACCTTAGGGTCTTCTACTTTGGCTAATGCTGCAGGTTTAATTCCTGAAATAACTTTCTTGTATATCTGCGCAGGTCCTTTGCACTCGCTGTATGGATATTCAGACACAGCCATTTCTAACATGCACATGCCGAAAGCATAAACATCCACGGACTCGTCATAATGTTCTTCGTACATTTCTGGTGCCATGAACTCAGGAGTTCCAATCACAGACTTGGCATGTGATCGATTTTTCAATGTTGCTAATCCCAAATCGCCTATTTTTACGCTACCAGTCGTAccagttataaatatattatcacATTTCAAATCACGATGAATTATAGGCAAAGGACGAGTATGTAGGAAATGCAATCCCTTCAAAATTTGTCTACACCAAGACTTCAAAACTTTTGGATTGATCTTCTTAAACCGTTTTAGATATCTATAACagagaattcaaaattaaaaggcaATATTGCATTTTTGATTCCTGCTTACGATTTCAAAGTTCCAGAAAGCATTAACTCTGTGACTAGAACAATGTTCTTTTTTCGAGATACTGAGTTTTCCCAGTATGTGTAGAAGCGTACAATATTGGGATGTTGCAATTTCTTCAGCATGTCTGCCTCTTCACGAAACCTCATACGTTCACTCTTTTTAACTTGTTTGTCCTAATAAGTTACAAATATTATAACCGACAAAAACACTTAAAAGTGAGTACAAACTACTACGCAGCAGATTTTTCAACAATTCCATATTTAAAGACTTTACAATTTCTGTTCCTTTAATATAAAGTTACGACAAGTGAGCTACTTATACAGCTtgggatattattattatttacatcccattttatttattttttagatataATTCAATAGCTTTTGAATATAGAAtgtattaaatgaaaacaaaaatcaaataatgtGAACTATATAATGCAAATAGTTATGTGCGAGGTTGAAATTTTCacataattaaatacatacaaaatataactAGCATAAGTAATTGTAGCCAACACTATTGCGTCCCATATTGACttcaagaattaaaaaattgctgTATAGTAGTTTTATCACAATTTAATCATTTGTTATACCAATAATTCACACCAAGCAACCGCTACTCCAGTTTCTGTATCCAATCCTCGGTACACAGTTTTAAAAGAACCACGACCAACTTCCTTATCGTACTTGAAAAAACGTCCACACGGTGACATAGCAACTGGTTCATCGTCATCATCTTTATAAGAGCTTTTCGTAGAAGATATTGTTGATTGTGTAGAAGTTGTAGTTCTGGAAGTGCTCGAAGAGACAACTTCAGTTGTGATTGGTATGGTGACTGCAATAGGAACTATATCCTCGAAACTGGCACGTCCCGCGCTTTTCAGTGTAGCCTTTTGAAGAATACTACTTTCGGCAATGTGTTCCTCAATTTTTTCTTCTACTTTAAATCCTACACGTTTTCCGGTTGAAGTTGTTACAATTGTATTCACTGCAAGTGCTTGTGGTTCAGGATCTATTATTTCATCCTTCTTTAAACTATGTGGAGTGGTTATTTTAACTTCTGAGTTACTAGTACGACTAGGAGTGCGAAACTGATTTTCCAGATGTTCGGCTTCCCTTGATAGCATCTCGATATTATCATCGTAATCACGAGGAAACTCCGTCTCAAACTCAAGGTAATTGGTGTTAGTATTTCTCGCAGATTGTTCGacattttttcgaataaaacgcATCGGATTGTTAAACTTTTGACAAATTGGTGGTGTTATGAGCGCTGTGTCCGAGCATGATGACATAAGTAGCCCAGAGGAAGCTGCTTCTCTTCCTGAATTTCTCTGCGGTCTGTCCAAGTTCAAGTCCGATTTTTGAGTCATCTTGGTGGATTTCTCTTTGCTGTCTTCAAATGAAATAGTACCTACACGACGTGTCGCGGAAACTGAtgaagtctcatttttttttgtatcatcCATACCGTTGTTTGATTCTCTTTTAATCACAGTAACACAATTCTTCCCATTGTTATTTATGGTAATAAAATCCTTATCTCTTTGGTGGAAATTATATTGAGTAAGATTAGTGCATGCTGGTTTGGATCTTATAAGACCCTTTGACGATGTATTTGGTTGATCACTAAATAGCTCAATCTTACTACAAGACGTATCACGTGTAAAATCCTCTATAGATGAAAGTGATGTTCTTGATGACAGTGATGACTTACTCTTATTAGATAGTAATCCTAATAATGCAAAAGTGTCTGATTCGGATGTGGATGATGaactgaatttaaatattttctttgtatcGCTCTTTTGCACTGTGAGTGGATAATTTTGCAGAGAATCCTCAGAATCAGTAGTATAGCTTGGAATGATTCTATTCGAGCGGTGACTTGGCGCGTTAACTGTAGCCTTTTCCTTCAATCTGTTGGCTACAATGGCTTTACCAAAATTTTTTGTTCGATTTCTctcgttatttttatttaatgaagtTGTTGAAAATTCCAGTAGTACTCTATTGAGAATATTTGGTTTCTTTTCCGAACGAACAATAGGATGGTCAGCTTTTCGCCAACGTTGCAAAAATAATG
It encodes:
- the LOC105219285 gene encoding mucin-4 isoform X4 — translated: MSCFSLKGCKIGQNLCEFVRHREVVPPNNTSEEDTISNDGIVCSVTQPQRSSTTESGPSISKKVDIKKSTKKSSLITSQNLTSEVKTSPKKECNYPRHSEHTGNLGYARQYSTRYSHHHCHRHPQELKQRSQTASIKPTNSSSSLFLQRWRKADHPIVRSEKKPNILNRVLLEFSTTSLNKNNERNRTKNFGKAIVANRLKEKATVNAPSHRSNRIIPSYTTDSEDSLQNYPLTVQKSDTKKIFKFSSSSTSESDTFALLGLLSNKSKSSLSSRTSLSSIEDFTRDTSCSKIELFSDQPNTSSKGLIRSKPACTNLTQYNFHQRDKDFITINNNGKNCVTVIKRESNNGMDDTKKNETSSVSATRRVGTISFEDSKEKSTKMTQKSDLNLDRPQRNSGREAASSGLLMSSCSDTALITPPICQKFNNPMRFIRKNVEQSARNTNTNYLEFETEFPRDYDDNIEMLSREAEHLENQFRTPSRTSNSEVKITTPHSLKKDEIIDPEPQALAVNTIVTTSTGKRVGFKVEEKIEEHIAESSILQKATLKSAGRASFEDIVPIAVTIPITTEVVSSSTSRTTTSTQSTISSTKSSYKDDDDEPVAMSPCGRFFKYDKEVGRGSFKTVYRGLDTETGVAVAWCELLDKQVKKSERMRFREEADMLKKLQHPNIVRFYTYWENSVSRKKNIVLVTELMLSGTLKSYLKRFKKINPKVLKSWCRQILKGLHFLHTRPLPIIHRDLKCDNIFITGTTGSVKIGDLGLATLKNRSHAKSVIGTPEFMAPEMYEEHYDESVDVYAFGMCMLEMAVSEYPYSECKGPAQIYKKVISGIKPAALAKVEDPKVREIIEKCIELKKENRPSCKDLLNSEFFEEDIGIRVEPTATEAFLSNPENNVIEFRLRFLDPKKRSSKHKENEAIQFEYDIKIDDCEQICQDMTKENIITEEDSRAVVRMLKVQVFSLLKERMQRQTQLQLQNEKSRLEKLALQKQRAMLAPNVEEEEEEDEEPESEEDDENNQKQSKTKTENVGDIVPNVTTDAARKTDKEHLTDTSVGVPFQQQTSSGQPVDQRPILHQNFYSNNTQMMPTQSIITSGAMQTAVHFVPQPQMASFQNSTTPIQDISAMQIISPTKGNLPFNNGPQSFINQQVTVPMSKPVVISVPVSNSVSIPVVTSQSIQQMVQQMPHQLLQQQQQQRVQQQQPSNQQPIISQQLNQTNTSQHQLNVHTQQQQQQQLNQQTQQIANVHTQQQINQQTQQVVNQQFTQTNQLIPQQVPSQQLAQQNQQPMQQKVPSQQLAQQNQQPMQQLNQQMPNTQQVNNTHQLSQQQATLQHEDSQQHQISTHQQQFSQHKDGNLSQINNQQNIQSQMPVQQQPTTKFVQQSQQPNSVQATIYQKQMHVQQPPIIQNTQSPNAQSKPEMPQTTTATPSVTQPSPTFTPSQIVDDTVGTNTTNLLPDSTANKSVPPTTKNTSSSTVKPNNNTQLSNEEKQGARGQKSRRSNRSGNERVPKLSVTDIEHGTLINCHMENKPKTITFKFDIRDVNPTEIANKLIAQDLLSKYQSVVFAEMINDIIQQVELNPNQIPVPTYCRNMDKRDETSSDMSKMFDSTILAAEPLNSNVGSSIVAKSNVMSSDTNSPPLNSPCLEISNSQPADQDTSSPGIIISAGNPNMATNVTVATTSMSSSTSTSETANNSSDNVVGSGSASRKTSTASEYTSLSSDYTPDNTITSSTSAFTMENPPNDANNEVEICSEILTSPPQADLDVPNTLVTTNASNTVSPLETPENPKDSDETSAGQFTEVASVKNINMKPGQDNIGDQVQRINGATSAIPPVSAIPVGRKISRFLVNPVITSCGDGTLEVTTTSQANQKNFTPVFMKTDEGIGDARDIVPHSSTETQEDNRNVIPDLSDGAIVSEISTNTLSNPSTSVMITAAPTSMAFSNTVTTPSILSAVGSNNTNSNTLEQLKIELENITHAHAFASSVVASLNNNTDLNQICQQSTTQPLTTVLASAPTPSQQQHQDEISKPSPITSAQSLGQSTPTGFLNSARGSSVYNSRRTSLDISGGSDFQHVTTNVIEGLESSYQVPGANVRTSSGAASCTSAHTPIDPHSEVGGAGGSASSVSACAGFIECNTGPRQAGGLSKSSLADLEKKLAALRNVDVADEIRGVTPVLGTNTTKVSEEQRNSRKISRFSVSRVQEQKGGVGNGNLSDVPTTPPINAEQPKLRIDLQAQQSYNQTKNSLVNTPTEITHIPGQYIGINSANPPNIYPQSLQQQNCTPLQHVQPQQAYTQQQIPNQVLQQQQFLQQLLLQKRAATPTLQPAHLVPQHFNQMQANVLQQQVIQQHSSPAIQPNIPYQPQQQLAQQVTQQSQTQQKPLPLPVSNSHIQNVQIQSQQTQNQQPVQIQQVTTQPQLQNQQAHQQLQQQAQNQQTFQNPQQIQKIQVHNQQHNPAQQQMQNQSQSQNAIQQQPPPVSRPQQQQTQNMMQQTPQQHIVVTQQSQTSSYPNGEISDAPVLMPVSNEEPVSLAATHPQLLPTVIQSDIKHNLDSLVNQLCNSRLRTNQHQRLLLLRQRQLIEEDELRLKHYVEYEKFQKALRQSGETQPQVLYVQPTTSQHGFLNLGPGNFLHQIHGVKPMTNLQSAYTVGINQTQLPQQIHSQLAMQQQQAQSQQPIQVGQFSNQTAVTSTTACGNINQEQQAQQQQQIQKILPQLLANSGNNMQCLSNITDSSLATFIHLLSQLNSNPERTAEMVVKVNPTEDKLPSVQKILFLNQRDSCDVTISSDSNTTDVKIKHVNVQFKPN